From a region of the Dyella jiangningensis genome:
- a CDS encoding sensor histidine kinase, translated as MSNTVQPAYTSNRPAPEAARHELLFLNCFRLAQALVYIGLALSPNALGWPKLTDVGLARGMAVLFLLFALGMLSLTRRSTPWIRWTVSGALIIDIIAAVLAIATMHDARIGIAMMLAVNLAAGALILPLRLSCFFAAVATLGVLGHSVFEIQHGDTGMDRELLESSLFGLAYFAITVLCYVLSRQIRASEALAEQRGVDLANLAQVNELIIRRMKTGVLLVDDANRIHQINESAWMLLGNPTADQRDLGRVAPELSRRLYHWMTSGKLDESATQLADGVPEVVPRFSRLAPNDDSHVLIFLDDTSLVSRRAEELTLSSLGRLSASIAHEIRNPLAAIRYSAQLLAESHDLPPTDQRMVEIINNHCVRLNEIIENILQLSRRERSRPETLDLGMWANQFVEEYRQGNDLGEDSLRVIQASTPVAAVADPQQLQQVVWNLVQNALRYGRLPGEPARVMVVARHGEHGVPILEVIDRGPGIAPKVAAQIFEPFYTTHEYGTGLGLYLARQMSEANQASLEYVRVAGGGSCFRLVLTPARMGRTTGDAAAAG; from the coding sequence GTGTCCAACACCGTCCAGCCCGCGTACACCAGCAACCGCCCCGCTCCCGAGGCGGCCCGCCACGAGCTGCTGTTCCTCAATTGTTTCCGCCTGGCGCAGGCGCTGGTCTATATCGGCCTGGCGCTGAGCCCCAACGCCCTGGGCTGGCCCAAGCTCACCGACGTGGGGCTGGCGCGCGGCATGGCGGTGCTGTTCCTGCTGTTTGCCCTGGGCATGCTCTCGCTCACCCGCCGCTCGACCCCGTGGATACGGTGGACGGTATCGGGCGCCTTGATCATCGACATCATCGCGGCGGTGCTGGCCATCGCCACCATGCACGATGCCCGCATCGGCATCGCCATGATGCTGGCGGTGAACCTGGCCGCCGGCGCACTGATCCTGCCGCTGCGCCTGTCCTGCTTCTTCGCTGCCGTGGCCACGCTGGGCGTGCTGGGGCATTCGGTGTTTGAGATCCAGCATGGCGACACCGGCATGGACCGGGAACTGCTGGAATCCAGCCTGTTCGGCCTGGCCTACTTCGCCATCACGGTGCTCTGCTACGTATTGAGCCGGCAGATCCGTGCCAGCGAGGCGTTGGCCGAGCAGCGCGGCGTCGACCTGGCCAACCTGGCGCAGGTCAACGAACTGATCATCCGCCGCATGAAGACCGGCGTACTGCTGGTGGACGACGCCAATCGCATCCACCAGATCAACGAGTCGGCCTGGATGCTGCTGGGCAACCCCACCGCCGACCAGCGCGACCTCGGCCGCGTGGCGCCGGAGCTGTCGAGGCGCCTCTACCACTGGATGACCTCGGGCAAGCTGGACGAGTCGGCCACCCAGCTCGCCGACGGCGTGCCCGAGGTGGTGCCGCGCTTCAGCCGATTGGCGCCGAACGACGATTCGCACGTGCTGATCTTCCTCGACGACACCTCGCTGGTGTCGCGACGCGCGGAAGAGCTGACGCTCAGTTCATTGGGCCGCCTGTCGGCCTCGATCGCGCACGAGATCCGCAATCCGCTGGCGGCGATCCGCTATTCCGCGCAGCTGCTGGCCGAGTCGCACGACCTGCCGCCGACCGACCAGCGCATGGTGGAGATCATCAACAACCATTGCGTGCGCCTCAACGAGATCATCGAGAACATCCTGCAGCTGTCGCGGCGCGAGCGCTCGCGCCCGGAAACGCTGGACCTCGGCATGTGGGCCAACCAGTTCGTCGAGGAATACCGCCAGGGCAACGACCTCGGCGAGGATTCGCTGCGCGTGATCCAGGCCAGCACGCCGGTCGCCGCCGTGGCCGATCCGCAGCAGTTGCAGCAGGTGGTGTGGAACCTGGTGCAGAACGCACTGCGCTATGGACGCCTGCCCGGCGAGCCGGCGCGCGTGATGGTGGTGGCGCGGCATGGCGAACATGGCGTGCCGATACTGGAAGTGATCGACCGCGGCCCGGGCATCGCGCCCAAGGTGGCGGCACAGATCTTCGAGCCGTTCTACACCACCCACGAATACGGCACGGGCCTGGGCCTGTATCTCGCGCGCCAGATGAGCGAGGCGAACCAGGCGTCGCTGGAGTACGTGCGTGTGGCCGGTGGCGGCAGCTGCTTCCGACTGGTGCTTACGCCGGCACGGATGGGGCGCACGACGGGGGACGCGGCGGCGGCGGGTTGA
- a CDS encoding LacI family DNA-binding transcriptional regulator produces MADLARVAGVSKITVSRALSDSPLVNRETRERLQALAQKLGYKLNVSARNLRLRRSHTVAVIVEMKPSHDRTMLDPYPLILLGGISQELTAHGYSVLLTTRQGATAAAVQAADGLILLGQGSRQDAVRRFDKLGLPMVVWGAPGEGDEHVVVGSNNRQGGSVVADHFIALGRRNPVFVGNPNHPEIFDRLNGFVDALAAHGVKPLLIRRDEFTLTSGMDAMYSLAERQVPFDAVFACSDLLAMGAIRALNELGRSVPRDVSVVGYDDMPLAASFLPPLSSVRQDWQEGGTLLARKVLSMIGDKAVPSEVLPVELIVRET; encoded by the coding sequence ATGGCCGACCTGGCCAGGGTGGCCGGTGTATCGAAGATCACCGTTTCCCGGGCCTTGAGCGACAGCCCGCTGGTCAATCGCGAAACCCGTGAACGCCTGCAGGCCCTTGCCCAGAAGCTGGGTTACAAGCTGAATGTGAGTGCGCGCAATCTGCGTTTGCGGCGTAGCCACACGGTGGCCGTGATCGTGGAAATGAAGCCCTCGCACGACCGCACCATGCTCGACCCGTACCCGCTGATCCTGCTCGGCGGCATTTCCCAGGAACTGACCGCGCATGGCTACAGCGTGCTGCTGACCACCCGCCAGGGTGCGACGGCTGCCGCGGTGCAAGCGGCGGATGGCCTGATCCTGCTGGGCCAGGGCTCTCGCCAGGACGCGGTGCGTCGCTTCGACAAGCTGGGCCTGCCGATGGTGGTGTGGGGCGCGCCGGGCGAAGGCGACGAGCACGTGGTGGTGGGCAGCAATAACCGCCAGGGCGGCAGCGTGGTGGCGGATCACTTCATCGCGCTGGGCCGGCGCAATCCGGTGTTCGTGGGCAACCCCAACCATCCGGAGATCTTCGATCGCCTCAACGGTTTCGTCGACGCGCTCGCCGCGCATGGCGTGAAGCCGCTGCTGATCCGGCGCGACGAATTCACCCTCACCTCGGGCATGGACGCGATGTACTCGCTGGCCGAGCGGCAGGTGCCGTTCGATGCGGTGTTCGCCTGCAGCGACCTGCTGGCGATGGGCGCGATCCGCGCGCTCAACGAGCTGGGTCGCAGCGTGCCTCGCGACGTGTCGGTGGTGGGTTACGACGACATGCCGCTGGCAGCCAGCTTCCTGCCGCCGCTCAGCTCCGTGCGACAGGACTGGCAGGAAGGCGGCACCCTGCTCGCGCGCAAGGTGCTTTCCATGATCGGCGACAAGGCCGTGCCCTCCGAGGTGCTGCCGGTGGAGCTGATCGTCCGCGAGACCTGA
- the pgmB gene encoding beta-phosphoglucomutase, whose amino-acid sequence MDHHETASVMPAACSLPCDPWLLIRRQSNPAAFAQDESLFALSNGSLGVRGGLEEDDSPSQGCFLAGAWERAPIEYHERFPGFAAHTDTRVPVTDGTRIHLRLGDTPVRLGEGEWLDFERALDLRSGCYRRHLRWRSPEGATLEIDAERIVSLDAPALLAIRYRVRSVDYHGPVTLESSLSTARDAVEQGDDPRIGTRLDGGFSTCDARAEEDHAYVLQQTAHSGIRVACMQRHAYDSNQLGFRLANLAPHGVMQVYEGELVPGGSVVLEKYVSYAWSAPHGDDGDTTLLDRADASLSQARESGYDTLLARQSAMFDALWRNADLAVDGDPRTEQALRFNLFHVFQSSSRDGHSSTAAKGLTGEGYEGHYFWDAEAFMLPAMVTLAPELARGMLTYRYRTLERARLHARELNHARGALYAWRTISGDECSAYFPSGSAQYHINAAVAWAIRQYVDVSGDLGFLRDHGAEILFETARIWLDIGHFSTRRNGAFCIHGVTGPDEYTALVDNNHYTNRMAQRHLRDAAQVAHWLAEYDPRFFAELSRHIGLESFEVMQWLRAADAMYLAEDAELGIFPQDDTFLDKPRMPMRAHGDAKRPLLLELHPLTIYRHQVCKQADTLLSLMLAGDGVSRGAKRRNFDYYEGVTAHDSTLSASTFSVIAAEVGEADKAWRYFQDTLRVDLDDLHGNAAHGVHMAAMAGSWLALCWGYGGVRIHHGQLSLAPRLPDAWHGYRFGLQWRGSHLRVEVGQTGVRYSLTRGDEVSFHHEGELLQLRRGESLSLPYRFAEEHPPLRAVIFDLDGVIADTAVVHRSAWEKLAQEIDAPFDEVLAERMKGVDRRGSLEILLERAPRAYTEAEKDELGERKNRYYREQIGSFGPGNLLPGARHAVEATRNAGLRVGLASASRNAPLLLERLGIADLFDYIVDASTIERSKPDPEIFLAAAAGLGVAPAACLGVEDAAAGIASIRAAGMVAVGVGHREALGEADVVLPGLTAFRIGEFVEDQDRATAECAEASHINT is encoded by the coding sequence GTGGATCACCATGAAACGGCGTCGGTCATGCCGGCTGCGTGCAGCCTGCCCTGCGACCCCTGGCTATTGATCCGCCGCCAATCGAACCCCGCCGCGTTCGCCCAAGACGAAAGCCTGTTTGCCCTCTCGAACGGCAGCCTGGGCGTGCGTGGTGGCCTCGAAGAGGATGACAGCCCGAGCCAGGGCTGTTTCCTCGCCGGGGCCTGGGAACGTGCGCCGATCGAATACCACGAGCGCTTCCCCGGTTTTGCCGCACATACCGATACCCGGGTGCCGGTGACGGACGGCACGCGCATCCACCTGCGCCTGGGCGATACGCCGGTGCGACTGGGCGAAGGCGAATGGCTCGATTTCGAGCGTGCCCTCGACCTTCGCTCCGGCTGCTACCGACGCCACCTGCGTTGGCGGTCACCGGAAGGCGCCACGCTGGAGATCGATGCCGAGCGCATCGTCAGCCTGGACGCCCCCGCCCTGCTCGCCATCCGCTATCGCGTGCGCTCGGTCGACTACCACGGCCCGGTCACGCTCGAATCCTCCCTCAGCACGGCCCGCGACGCCGTGGAACAGGGTGACGACCCGCGCATCGGCACCCGGCTCGACGGCGGCTTTTCCACCTGCGATGCGCGCGCCGAGGAAGACCATGCCTATGTGCTGCAGCAGACCGCGCACAGCGGCATTCGCGTCGCCTGCATGCAGCGCCATGCCTATGACAGCAACCAGCTCGGATTCCGCCTCGCCAACCTCGCGCCGCATGGCGTGATGCAGGTCTATGAGGGCGAGCTGGTGCCCGGTGGGTCGGTCGTACTCGAAAAGTACGTGTCCTACGCCTGGAGCGCGCCGCACGGTGACGACGGCGATACCACGCTGCTCGATCGCGCCGACGCCAGCCTTTCGCAGGCGCGGGAGAGCGGCTACGACACGCTGCTGGCGCGCCAGTCCGCGATGTTCGATGCCTTGTGGCGCAACGCCGACCTGGCCGTCGACGGCGACCCGCGCACCGAGCAGGCGCTGCGCTTCAACCTCTTCCATGTCTTCCAGTCCAGCAGTCGCGACGGCCACAGCAGCACCGCCGCCAAGGGCCTCACCGGCGAAGGCTACGAAGGCCATTATTTCTGGGATGCCGAGGCGTTCATGCTGCCGGCGATGGTCACCCTCGCGCCGGAACTCGCGCGCGGCATGCTTACCTATCGCTACCGCACGCTCGAACGCGCACGCCTCCATGCGCGCGAACTCAACCACGCGCGCGGCGCGCTCTATGCGTGGCGCACCATCAGCGGCGACGAGTGCTCGGCCTACTTCCCCAGTGGCTCGGCGCAGTACCACATCAATGCTGCTGTCGCCTGGGCGATCCGCCAGTACGTGGACGTGAGCGGCGATCTGGGTTTCCTGCGCGATCACGGCGCGGAGATCCTGTTCGAGACGGCGCGCATCTGGCTGGACATCGGTCACTTCAGTACGCGGCGCAATGGCGCCTTCTGTATCCATGGCGTGACCGGCCCGGACGAATACACCGCGCTGGTGGACAACAACCACTACACCAACCGCATGGCGCAGCGTCATCTGCGCGATGCCGCGCAGGTCGCGCACTGGCTGGCGGAATACGACCCGCGCTTCTTCGCCGAACTCTCGCGCCACATCGGTCTCGAATCATTCGAGGTGATGCAATGGCTGCGCGCGGCGGATGCGATGTACCTGGCCGAGGACGCCGAGCTCGGCATCTTCCCGCAGGACGACACCTTCCTCGACAAGCCGCGCATGCCCATGCGCGCGCATGGCGACGCCAAGCGCCCGCTGCTGCTGGAGCTGCATCCGCTGACCATCTACCGCCACCAGGTGTGCAAGCAGGCGGACACGCTGCTGTCGCTGATGCTGGCCGGCGACGGCGTGTCGCGCGGGGCGAAGCGCCGCAACTTCGATTACTACGAAGGCGTCACCGCGCACGACTCGACGCTCTCGGCGTCGACCTTCAGCGTGATCGCCGCGGAAGTGGGCGAAGCGGACAAGGCCTGGCGCTATTTCCAGGACACCTTGCGCGTGGACCTGGACGACCTTCACGGCAACGCCGCGCACGGCGTGCACATGGCCGCGATGGCCGGCAGCTGGCTGGCGCTGTGCTGGGGCTATGGCGGCGTGCGCATCCACCACGGCCAGCTTTCACTCGCCCCGCGACTGCCGGACGCATGGCATGGCTACCGCTTTGGCTTGCAGTGGCGCGGCTCGCACCTGCGCGTGGAGGTCGGCCAGACCGGCGTGCGTTATTCGCTGACCCGCGGCGATGAAGTCAGCTTCCATCACGAAGGTGAGCTGCTGCAGCTTCGCCGAGGGGAATCGCTGTCGTTGCCGTATCGTTTCGCCGAGGAGCACCCACCCTTGCGTGCGGTGATCTTCGACCTCGATGGTGTGATTGCCGACACCGCCGTCGTGCATCGCTCAGCGTGGGAAAAGCTTGCGCAGGAAATCGACGCACCGTTCGATGAAGTGCTGGCCGAACGCATGAAGGGCGTGGATCGCCGCGGTTCGTTGGAGATCCTGCTCGAACGTGCGCCGCGCGCCTACACCGAAGCCGAGAAGGACGAACTCGGCGAACGCAAGAACCGCTATTACCGCGAGCAGATCGGCAGCTTCGGCCCCGGCAACCTGCTGCCGGGAGCGCGCCACGCCGTCGAGGCGACGCGCAACGCCGGACTGCGTGTGGGGCTCGCCTCGGCGAGTCGCAACGCGCCGCTGCTGCTCGAACGGCTCGGCATCGCCGACCTGTTCGACTACATCGTGGATGCCTCGACGATCGAGCGTTCCAAGCCGGACCCTGAAATCTTTTTGGCCGCCGCCGCCGGGCTTGGTGTGGCGCCGGCCGCTTGCCTGGGCGTGGAAGACGCCGCCGCAGGCATTGCCAGCATCCGTGCTGCGGGCATGGTCGCCGTAGGTGTAGGCCACCGCGAGGCCCTGGGGGAGGCAGATGTCGTGCTGCCGGGCCTGACCGCGTTCCGCATCGGAGAGTTCGTCGAAGACCAAGACCGCGCAACGGCGGAGTGTGCCGAAGCGTCGCATATCAACACGTAA
- a CDS encoding TonB-dependent receptor gives MYTQGITRQLLAAAIVTALAVGATHAQDAAQPSQNQGPAPAAPADQKGAKTLDQVVVTGTSAAGGLKKIDASYSVVSVSAEEIKKANPKSTADLLKVSPGMWPESTGGQTGANIEIAGFPGGGDAPFFTTQMMGSPLYGMPTLSFFETTSIFRLDDTVERAEILQGGPSVMYGDGQMGATANFILKQGTDVPSGSVGVTYGNEGLWRTDAFLGFPLGNKWYGSVGGFYRDSDGVRSPGYPADKGGQFTATISHDMDNGSLVFYARQLNDRNQFITPIPLIQSGTDNFSAYPGFDPLTDTYNSKYIQHVNLPGYPGGGTSANLANGRGAKFSFFGMNFDYDLGDGWNLSDKFLIDGGNADTNALFSGTNPASLNDELYNLGTDFGGFALPPGSAKATYVNGGGTVDPNQSVIHQGWWFIHKHLKNVNNDFHISKEIFEGNTVTAGLYLAHYTDNDEWNLGNQMLMTNTPNARPIQVSYVGKDGLTHQLTDYQGLLDYGAYNITEHGQSTNKAFYLTDSWRIDKWLFDVGARVENQDSTLHVCNLTNQNLDGNPLTDYDNAVPVCNGTFATTKYDKTHTSWTFGVNYEITSQMSVYFRANKGAHFGDFDNALRGNTTGNTPPLQKIQNFEGGFKFQNKYVYADISAYHRQFNGLPYQPTNGEGVPVGGPLLYGSDSKGVNLVGAVTPIDHLKLELVANYLDGHYSHYSACIPYVNQVSGNGCAFIDGVQLQRQPKHRYMFTPSYDIPFSWGDVLAFVTYTYVGPHTQDQSGLQQLGTYHTLDFGIVANVEKNWELRLQGTNITNELGLTESNSRIFGSAAGSNGVILARPLEGREVNMSVKYKF, from the coding sequence ATGTACACGCAAGGCATCACCCGACAGTTACTCGCAGCCGCGATCGTTACCGCACTCGCGGTAGGCGCAACGCACGCTCAGGACGCAGCACAGCCGTCGCAGAACCAGGGACCGGCACCGGCCGCGCCCGCCGATCAGAAGGGCGCCAAGACGCTCGACCAGGTGGTGGTCACCGGTACGTCCGCAGCCGGCGGCCTGAAGAAGATCGACGCCAGCTATTCGGTGGTCAGCGTCAGCGCCGAGGAAATCAAGAAGGCCAACCCCAAGAGCACCGCCGACCTGCTGAAGGTGTCGCCGGGCATGTGGCCGGAATCCACCGGTGGCCAGACCGGTGCGAACATCGAGATCGCCGGCTTCCCGGGCGGCGGTGATGCGCCGTTCTTCACCACGCAGATGATGGGTTCGCCGCTGTATGGCATGCCCACCCTGTCGTTCTTTGAAACCACCTCGATCTTCCGCCTCGACGACACCGTGGAGCGCGCGGAAATCCTGCAGGGTGGTCCGTCCGTGATGTACGGCGACGGCCAGATGGGCGCCACCGCCAACTTCATCCTCAAGCAGGGCACCGACGTGCCGAGCGGTAGCGTCGGCGTCACCTACGGCAACGAAGGCCTGTGGCGCACCGATGCCTTCCTGGGTTTCCCGCTGGGCAACAAGTGGTACGGCAGCGTCGGCGGCTTCTACCGCGACTCGGACGGCGTGCGCAGCCCGGGCTATCCGGCGGACAAGGGCGGCCAGTTCACCGCCACGATCTCGCACGACATGGATAACGGCTCGCTGGTGTTCTATGCGCGCCAGCTCAACGACCGCAACCAGTTCATCACGCCGATCCCGCTGATCCAGAGCGGCACGGACAACTTCAGCGCCTATCCGGGCTTCGATCCGCTCACCGACACGTACAACAGCAAGTACATCCAGCACGTGAACCTGCCGGGTTACCCCGGCGGCGGCACCAGCGCCAACCTGGCCAACGGCCGCGGCGCGAAGTTCAGCTTCTTCGGCATGAACTTCGATTACGACCTGGGCGATGGCTGGAACCTCTCGGACAAGTTCCTGATCGACGGCGGCAACGCCGACACCAATGCGTTGTTCTCCGGCACCAATCCAGCCAGCCTCAATGACGAGCTGTACAACCTCGGCACCGATTTCGGCGGCTTCGCATTGCCGCCCGGCTCGGCGAAGGCCACCTACGTCAACGGTGGCGGCACGGTCGACCCGAACCAGAGCGTGATCCACCAGGGCTGGTGGTTCATCCACAAGCACCTGAAGAACGTCAACAACGATTTCCATATCAGCAAGGAAATCTTCGAAGGCAATACGGTCACCGCCGGCCTGTACCTGGCCCACTACACCGACAACGACGAGTGGAACCTGGGCAACCAGATGCTGATGACCAACACGCCGAACGCGCGGCCGATCCAGGTCAGCTATGTCGGCAAGGACGGCCTGACCCATCAGCTCACCGATTACCAGGGCCTGCTCGACTACGGCGCCTACAACATCACCGAGCACGGCCAGTCGACCAACAAGGCGTTCTACCTCACCGACTCGTGGCGCATCGACAAGTGGCTGTTCGATGTGGGCGCGCGCGTGGAGAACCAGGACTCCACCCTGCACGTGTGCAACCTCACCAATCAGAACCTGGACGGCAACCCGCTGACCGATTACGACAACGCGGTACCGGTCTGCAACGGCACCTTCGCCACCACCAAATACGACAAGACCCACACCTCGTGGACGTTCGGCGTGAACTACGAGATCACCAGCCAGATGTCGGTGTATTTCCGCGCCAACAAGGGTGCTCACTTCGGTGACTTCGACAACGCGCTGCGCGGCAACACCACGGGCAACACGCCCCCGCTGCAGAAGATCCAGAACTTCGAAGGCGGCTTCAAGTTCCAGAACAAGTACGTCTACGCGGACATCAGCGCCTATCATCGCCAGTTCAACGGCCTGCCCTACCAGCCAACCAATGGCGAGGGCGTGCCCGTCGGCGGACCGCTGCTGTACGGCTCGGATTCGAAGGGCGTGAACCTGGTCGGCGCCGTCACGCCGATCGACCACCTGAAGCTGGAGCTGGTGGCCAACTACCTCGACGGCCACTACTCGCACTACTCGGCCTGTATCCCGTACGTGAACCAGGTATCCGGCAACGGCTGTGCCTTCATCGATGGCGTGCAGCTGCAGCGCCAGCCGAAGCACCGCTACATGTTCACCCCGAGCTACGACATTCCGTTCTCGTGGGGTGACGTGCTGGCCTTCGTGACCTACACCTACGTGGGACCGCACACGCAGGACCAGTCTGGCCTGCAGCAGTTGGGCACCTACCACACGCTCGACTTCGGTATCGTGGCCAACGTCGAGAAGAACTGGGAGCTGCGCCTGCAGGGTACAAACATCACCAACGAGCTGGGCCTCACCGAGAGCAATTCCCGCATCTTCGGTTCGGCAGCAGGTTCCAATGGCGTGATCCTGGCCCGACCGCTGGAAGGTCGCGAAGTGAATATGTCAGTGAAGTACAAGTTCTAA
- a CDS encoding MFS transporter — MNRYRMIAALATIYMVFAILLNSVGTVILQSIHTFGIDKPQASLLELFKDLPIAVTSFLVASFLPKLGYRRAMMLALVIVGCACALMPLYPSFHTTELLFTCVGVSFALAKVSVYSSIGLLTRDKAEHGRLTNTIEGLFMLGVLASGWLFSAFIDHARPENPSWFNVYWVLSAMCFGTVVLLWGAALDESAAHGGMASSMGQALRQMYRLLMRTLVYVFLLSAFLYVLIEQSFSTWLPTFNNEILKLPNAMSIQMASILAGATALGRIVAGQLLRRMPWHMLLNLCVVGMGTLIVLVLPLAREATVTADTGWFNAPLAAYLIPLIGLLMAPIYPVINSVALSSLPKPAHAAMTGLIVIFSALGGTLGSRITALVFSSFGGIHAFYFSLLPMTLILVTLFFFKRETDRAAVPAPLAPEGAA; from the coding sequence ATGAACCGGTACCGCATGATCGCCGCGCTGGCGACGATTTACATGGTGTTCGCGATCCTGCTGAACAGCGTGGGCACCGTCATCCTGCAATCCATCCATACCTTCGGCATCGACAAGCCGCAGGCGAGTCTGCTCGAACTGTTCAAGGATCTACCGATCGCCGTCACCTCGTTCCTTGTGGCGTCCTTTCTGCCCAAGCTGGGTTATCGCCGCGCCATGATGCTTGCGCTGGTGATCGTGGGCTGCGCATGTGCGCTGATGCCGCTGTACCCCAGTTTCCACACCACCGAATTGCTGTTCACCTGCGTCGGCGTGTCGTTCGCGCTGGCGAAGGTATCCGTGTATTCGTCGATCGGCCTGCTGACCCGCGACAAGGCGGAGCACGGCCGGCTCACCAATACCATCGAAGGCCTGTTCATGCTGGGCGTACTGGCCAGTGGCTGGTTGTTCAGCGCCTTCATCGACCATGCGCGTCCCGAGAACCCGTCGTGGTTCAACGTGTACTGGGTGCTGTCGGCTATGTGCTTCGGCACCGTCGTGCTGCTGTGGGGCGCAGCGCTCGACGAATCGGCTGCACACGGCGGCATGGCTTCGTCGATGGGCCAGGCATTGCGTCAGATGTATCGCCTGCTGATGCGCACGCTGGTCTATGTGTTCCTGCTGTCGGCCTTCCTCTACGTGCTGATCGAGCAGAGCTTCAGCACCTGGCTGCCGACCTTCAACAACGAGATCCTCAAGCTGCCAAATGCGATGAGCATCCAGATGGCGAGCATCTTGGCCGGGGCCACCGCGCTCGGTCGCATCGTCGCCGGCCAGCTGCTACGCCGCATGCCGTGGCACATGCTGCTCAACCTCTGCGTGGTCGGCATGGGCACGCTGATCGTGCTCGTGCTGCCGCTCGCGCGGGAGGCCACGGTCACCGCCGATACCGGCTGGTTCAACGCGCCGCTTGCCGCCTACCTTATCCCGCTGATCGGCCTGCTGATGGCGCCGATCTATCCGGTGATCAATTCGGTGGCGCTCAGCTCGCTGCCCAAGCCGGCGCATGCGGCGATGACCGGGCTCATCGTGATCTTCTCCGCGCTCGGCGGCACGCTGGGGTCGCGCATCACGGCGCTGGTGTTCTCGAGTTTCGGCGGCATCCACGCGTTCTACTTCTCGCTGCTGCCGATGACGCTGATCCTGGTGACGCTGTTCTTCTTCAAGCGCGAAACCGACCGCGCCGCCGTACCGGCGCCCTTGGCGCCCGAGGGCGCTGCGTGA
- a CDS encoding sulfatase family protein, translating to MNFTRRQFLASGVAAAGAMLAGDAFASPWRDGQSGKRRNVLLIVADDHGYDLSCIGTAVRTPALDRLASEGTLFTDAYASVSSCSSSRATLYTGLYSHTNGMYGLAHDVHNFSLLEDVKTLPWMLKQHGYGTALVGKLHVKPEAQLAYDAWLLPERAGNRDVAAMGHAAGQWIRAQGDKPFFLTMAYSDPHRAGDASQFGNTRDWPEVPRVRYHPDEVTIPSHLPDLPGVREDLAQYYEAVSRMDSGVDILLRELAASGHADDTLVIYLSDNGRPFPGAKDNLYREGIHLPLIVRAPGARHRGLRNHAMVSWIDITPTILDWAGVAPPSEYRYLPLPGRSLLPILEQQKPSGWDEVFATHSFHEIDQYYPTRSLRTRRYSYFMNLQPSLRVPIASDVALSPSWKAITTTPGARLGKRTLDAFEHRPAEELYDLDADPDEVVNVAGDAAHAKVLDDLRRQLAHWRTTTRDPWMAGVTNPFGPTR from the coding sequence GTGAACTTCACGCGCCGCCAGTTCCTCGCTTCGGGCGTGGCGGCGGCGGGCGCCATGCTGGCCGGTGATGCCTTCGCTTCGCCATGGCGTGACGGCCAGAGCGGCAAGCGCCGCAACGTGCTGCTGATCGTCGCCGACGATCATGGCTACGATCTCTCCTGCATCGGCACCGCCGTGCGCACGCCCGCGCTGGATCGCCTCGCCAGCGAAGGCACGCTGTTCACCGACGCCTATGCCTCGGTGTCTTCCTGCAGCTCCAGCCGCGCCACGCTGTACACCGGCCTCTATTCGCACACCAACGGCATGTACGGTCTCGCGCACGACGTGCACAACTTCTCGCTGCTGGAAGACGTGAAGACCTTGCCGTGGATGCTCAAGCAGCACGGCTACGGCACGGCACTGGTAGGCAAGCTGCACGTGAAACCCGAGGCGCAGCTGGCCTACGACGCGTGGCTGTTGCCCGAACGGGCCGGCAACCGCGACGTGGCGGCCATGGGCCACGCCGCGGGCCAGTGGATCCGCGCGCAGGGCGACAAACCGTTCTTCCTCACCATGGCCTACAGCGACCCGCATCGCGCCGGCGACGCCTCGCAGTTCGGCAACACGCGCGACTGGCCGGAAGTACCGCGCGTGCGCTATCACCCCGACGAGGTGACGATTCCATCGCACCTGCCCGACCTTCCCGGTGTGCGTGAAGACCTTGCGCAGTACTACGAAGCGGTAAGTCGCATGGACAGCGGCGTGGACATCCTGCTGCGCGAACTCGCCGCCAGCGGACATGCCGACGATACGCTGGTGATCTATCTGTCCGACAACGGCCGTCCCTTTCCCGGCGCGAAGGACAACCTCTACCGCGAAGGCATCCATCTGCCGCTGATCGTGCGTGCGCCCGGCGCCAGGCATCGCGGCCTTCGCAATCACGCGATGGTCAGCTGGATCGACATCACGCCGACGATTCTCGACTGGGCCGGCGTGGCGCCGCCTTCGGAATACCGCTACCTGCCTTTGCCCGGACGCTCGCTGCTGCCGATCCTGGAACAGCAGAAGCCAAGCGGCTGGGATGAAGTGTTCGCCACCCACTCGTTCCACGAGATCGACCAGTACTACCCCACGCGTTCCCTGCGCACGCGACGCTACAGCTATTTCATGAACCTGCAGCCCAGCCTGCGCGTACCGATCGCCAGCGACGTGGCGCTATCGCCATCATGGAAGGCGATCACCACGACGCCCGGCGCGCGATTGGGCAAGCGCACGCTCGATGCGTTCGAACATCGTCCTGCCGAGGAACTCTACGACCTCGACGCCGATCCCGACGAGGTCGTGAACGTGGCCGGCGATGCCGCGCACGCGAAAGTGCTGGACGACCTGCGCCGGCAACTCGCGCACTGGCGCACGACCACGCGGGATCCGTGGATGGCCGGCGTCACCAATCCCTTCGGCCCGACTCGCTGA